One part of the Saprospiraceae bacterium genome encodes these proteins:
- a CDS encoding efflux RND transporter permease subunit, which yields MSNFSHIFIKRPVLAIVVNLIIVLFGAIGYSFLGIREFPSIDPPVITVRTNYAGANADIIESQISEPLEKAINGIEGIRSISSSSSQGMSSITVEFELSSNMEAAANDVRDKVSQAVRQLPADIDGLPTVTKSDASSDAIISMTIRSDSRSHLEISDYAENVLAQRFITIPGVSNVQIWGQKKYAMRIWMDPNKLASFKLTPLDVQQAISRENVELPSGKISGNQTELTVKTSGKLSKEVEFNKLIIKSIEGNNIRLRDIGYAQLGPENEETILRESNVPMIGIGVIPQPGSNYIDIADAFYKRMDQIRTELPKDYSLNISLDNTKFIKQSVTEVAETILIAILLVILIIYLFFRDWLVSFRPLIDIPVSLIGAFFIMYLLGFSVNILTLLAIVLATGLVVDDGIVVTENIYKKVEKGLSPMQAAFQGSSEIFFAVISTSITLAVVFLPVIFMEGFVGRLFREFGIVIAGAVLISAFVSLTLTPMLNARLIRKHNKKSRFYEWSEPFYQKMENGFKNSLAGFLTKRYIAVIVILTCISLIYFIGKSIPSELAPLEDRSWLRLQVSAPEGSSYEYTDHFMKQLSDFISDSIPEKQVCLTVTAPGFTGSGAVNSGFVRLRLFDPDDRQRSQQQIAAYLTKMTSNFTAARTFVIQEQTISTGGGGPRGGLPVQFVLQAPNFEKLKEVIPKFMEEANKSKIFQGTDVNLKFNRPEISINIDKEKARALGVSTLDIAQTLQMAYSGQRFGYFPINGKQYQIIGQVTRENRDEPIDLKSYFIRNSTGQLIQLDNIATLEENSNPPQLYHYNRYMSATVSAGLAPGFTIADGITEMKRIAATQLDDSFSTALTGASRDFDESSSNVWFAFILALVLIYLVLSAQFESFIDPFIIMITVPLAIAGALLSLWYFNQTLNIFSQIGIIMLIGLVTKNGILIVEFANQLQRQGKSKAEAIQEAAVMRLRPILMTSIATALGAMPIALALGAGAKSRMGMGIVVVGGVLFSLILSLYVIPAIYSYLSKSKKHDEVFI from the coding sequence ATGAGTAATTTTTCACACATTTTCATAAAAAGGCCTGTTTTAGCAATTGTAGTAAATTTGATCATCGTGTTATTTGGTGCGATTGGATATAGCTTTTTAGGTATCCGTGAGTTTCCATCAATTGATCCCCCTGTAATTACCGTGCGTACGAATTATGCTGGTGCAAATGCAGATATCATTGAATCTCAGATTTCGGAACCACTGGAAAAAGCGATCAATGGTATTGAAGGGATTCGATCGATATCATCATCAAGCAGTCAGGGAATGAGCAGCATTACTGTTGAATTTGAATTAAGTTCAAATATGGAAGCAGCTGCAAATGATGTGCGCGATAAGGTTTCTCAAGCAGTAAGACAATTACCAGCCGATATTGATGGCTTGCCTACGGTTACTAAATCTGATGCCAGCTCAGATGCCATAATATCCATGACGATTCGAAGTGATTCCCGGAGTCATTTAGAAATAAGTGATTATGCTGAAAATGTATTAGCGCAACGATTTATTACAATTCCCGGGGTAAGCAATGTGCAAATTTGGGGTCAAAAAAAATATGCGATGCGGATTTGGATGGATCCAAATAAACTTGCATCTTTTAAACTTACACCACTCGATGTCCAACAAGCAATAAGTCGGGAAAATGTTGAATTACCATCTGGTAAAATTTCTGGAAACCAAACTGAACTAACCGTAAAAACCTCCGGTAAGCTTAGTAAAGAAGTTGAATTTAATAAGCTTATTATCAAAAGTATTGAAGGAAATAACATTCGTTTAAGAGATATTGGGTATGCACAATTGGGTCCAGAAAACGAAGAAACAATTTTGCGGGAAAGTAATGTGCCGATGATTGGAATTGGGGTGATTCCTCAACCGGGTTCTAATTATATTGACATTGCGGATGCATTTTATAAACGGATGGATCAAATCCGTACAGAACTTCCAAAAGATTATTCTTTGAATATTTCTTTGGATAATACAAAGTTTATTAAACAGTCTGTGACGGAAGTTGCAGAAACTATCCTAATAGCGATTCTTCTCGTCATTTTAATAATTTATTTATTTTTCAGAGACTGGTTAGTTTCATTTCGACCTTTGATTGACATTCCTGTTTCCTTAATTGGGGCATTTTTCATAATGTACCTTTTAGGATTTTCCGTTAATATTTTAACATTGCTTGCAATTGTTTTAGCTACCGGACTTGTAGTTGATGATGGCATTGTAGTCACTGAAAATATTTATAAAAAAGTAGAGAAAGGCCTATCCCCTATGCAAGCAGCATTTCAGGGATCGTCTGAAATCTTTTTTGCTGTGATTTCTACATCGATTACACTGGCTGTAGTATTTCTTCCAGTAATTTTTATGGAAGGATTTGTCGGCCGTTTATTTCGAGAATTTGGAATTGTAATTGCTGGTGCTGTATTAATATCGGCTTTCGTCTCCTTGACTTTAACGCCTATGTTAAATGCCCGATTGATTCGAAAACATAATAAAAAAAGCCGTTTTTATGAATGGTCTGAACCTTTTTACCAAAAGATGGAAAATGGATTTAAGAATTCTTTAGCTGGCTTTTTAACAAAACGATATATTGCGGTTATTGTGATTTTAACTTGTATCAGTTTAATCTATTTTATTGGAAAATCCATCCCATCAGAATTAGCTCCATTAGAAGACCGAAGTTGGTTGCGTTTACAAGTTTCAGCTCCTGAAGGTTCGTCTTATGAATATACGGATCATTTTATGAAACAATTATCTGATTTTATAAGTGATTCTATACCAGAAAAACAAGTGTGTTTAACGGTAACGGCACCTGGATTTACAGGATCAGGAGCCGTTAATTCAGGATTTGTGAGATTGCGATTATTTGACCCTGATGATCGTCAACGATCACAACAGCAGATTGCAGCATATCTTACAAAAATGACATCCAATTTTACAGCTGCCCGAACCTTTGTTATACAAGAACAAACCATCTCTACAGGTGGTGGTGGCCCCAGAGGTGGTTTACCAGTACAGTTTGTTTTGCAAGCTCCAAACTTTGAGAAACTGAAAGAAGTGATCCCGAAATTTATGGAGGAAGCTAATAAAAGTAAAATATTTCAAGGCACCGATGTAAATCTTAAATTTAATCGCCCGGAAATCTCTATAAATATTGATAAAGAAAAAGCAAGAGCTTTGGGAGTATCGACTTTAGATATTGCACAAACTTTACAAATGGCTTATAGCGGACAACGTTTTGGTTATTTTCCTATCAATGGAAAACAGTATCAGATTATAGGCCAGGTGACTCGTGAAAACAGAGATGAACCCATTGATCTCAAATCATATTTTATCCGAAATTCAACAGGTCAATTAATTCAATTGGATAATATTGCAACATTGGAAGAGAATAGTAATCCGCCACAACTATATCATTACAATAGATATATGTCTGCCACAGTATCCGCAGGATTAGCACCAGGTTTTACAATTGCTGATGGAATCACAGAAATGAAACGAATTGCAGCTACTCAATTGGATGATAGTTTTTCAACTGCATTAACGGGCGCCTCCAGAGATTTTGATGAAAGTTCGTCGAATGTTTGGTTTGCTTTTATTTTGGCTTTAGTATTAATCTACTTAGTTCTATCAGCACAATTTGAAAGCTTTATTGATCCTTTTATTATTATGATAACGGTGCCTCTTGCAATCGCTGGAGCCTTATTAAGTTTATGGTATTTTAATCAGACGCTTAATATTTTTAGTCAGATTGGAATTATTATGTTGATAGGTTTAGTTACAAAAAATGGAATCTTAATTGTGGAATTTGCAAATCAATTACAAAGACAAGGCAAATCCAAGGCAGAAGCTATACAAGAAGCTGCCGTCATGCGCTTACGTCCAATCCTAATGACTAGTATTGCAACGGCCTTAGGAGCGATGCCGATTGCTCTTGCATTAGGCGCTGGAGCAAAAAGCAGAATGGGAATGGGTATTGTTGTAGTAGGCGGTGTGTTGTTTTCACTTATTTTAAGCTTGTATGTTATTCCAGCGATTTATTCATATTTATCAAAGTCGAAAAAGCATGATGAAGTTTTCATTTAG
- the lysS gene encoding lysine--tRNA ligase encodes MQNLSEQEIIRRNSLAEIRNLGINPYPPEAYDVNAFSLHIKKNFDTHPDAFKEVRLAGRLMMVRDMGKACFAELQDSEGKIQFYIKRDEVCPDEDKTIYDVLFKKLIDIGDFIGISGYVFRTKVGEISVHVSEFKLLSKSLHPLPIVKVDAEGNKHDAFTDPEQRYRHRYVDLIVNPHVRSIFLKRTHIIQEMRNYFNTQGWLEVETPVLQSIHGGAAARPFKTHHNALDIPLFLRIANELYLKRLIVGGFDGVYEFGKMFRNEGMDRTHNPEFTSMEIYVAYKDYIWMMEMVETMLEKVVLAVNEKTTVMIGDYEIDFKKPFRRLSMYDAINEYAGFDVEGKSESELKAFCKSKHLEIDESMGSGKLIDVIFSELVEHVLIQPTYIIDYPIEMTPLAKKHRTKARLVERFELYVNSKEIANAYTELNDPIDQRQRFEDQLQLAARGDEEAMAMDEDFLLSLEYGMPPTSGLGIGIDRLTMMLTGQEAIQEVLLFPQMKPIKI; translated from the coding sequence ATGCAGAATCTTAGTGAGCAAGAAATTATCCGCAGGAATTCTTTGGCGGAAATAAGAAATTTAGGGATTAATCCATATCCACCTGAAGCATATGATGTGAATGCCTTTTCACTTCATATAAAAAAGAATTTCGATACGCATCCAGACGCATTTAAGGAGGTGCGATTAGCGGGAAGATTAATGATGGTTAGAGATATGGGCAAAGCGTGTTTTGCCGAATTGCAAGATAGTGAAGGTAAAATTCAATTTTATATAAAGCGGGATGAGGTTTGTCCTGATGAAGACAAAACGATTTATGATGTCTTATTTAAGAAATTAATTGATATTGGAGATTTTATTGGAATTTCTGGATATGTATTTCGGACTAAAGTAGGAGAAATTTCTGTACATGTTTCTGAATTCAAGCTATTAAGTAAATCTTTACATCCATTGCCGATTGTTAAAGTGGATGCAGAAGGCAATAAGCATGATGCATTTACAGATCCAGAGCAGCGGTATCGCCATCGTTATGTAGATTTAATAGTCAACCCCCATGTTCGTTCAATTTTTTTAAAGCGCACACATATTATTCAGGAGATGCGTAATTATTTTAATACGCAAGGTTGGTTGGAAGTAGAAACACCTGTTTTGCAAAGTATTCATGGAGGTGCAGCTGCAAGACCTTTTAAAACACATCACAATGCATTAGATATACCTCTATTTCTAAGAATTGCTAATGAATTATATTTAAAGCGTTTGATTGTTGGTGGTTTTGATGGAGTTTATGAATTTGGTAAAATGTTCCGAAATGAAGGCATGGATCGAACCCATAATCCGGAGTTTACTTCCATGGAAATATATGTTGCATACAAAGATTATATCTGGATGATGGAAATGGTGGAAACCATGTTGGAAAAAGTTGTTTTAGCCGTAAATGAGAAAACAACAGTGATGATAGGGGACTATGAAATAGATTTCAAAAAGCCTTTCCGCAGATTAAGCATGTATGATGCAATTAATGAGTATGCAGGATTTGATGTTGAAGGTAAATCAGAATCTGAATTAAAAGCATTTTGTAAATCCAAACATCTGGAAATTGATGAATCCATGGGTTCTGGTAAATTAATTGATGTAATCTTTTCTGAATTGGTAGAACATGTTTTAATTCAGCCCACCTATATTATTGATTATCCTATTGAAATGACTCCGCTAGCCAAAAAGCATAGAACAAAAGCAAGATTAGTGGAGCGATTTGAATTGTATGTTAATTCAAAAGAAATTGCGAATGCATACACAGAATTAAATGATCCAATAGACCAACGTCAGCGTTTTGAAGATCAATTACAATTAGCAGCACGCGGTGATGAAGAAGCGATGGCCATGGATGAAGATTTTCTTTTATCATTGGAATATGGAATGCCACCAACATCTGGATTGGGCATTGGAATTGATAGACTTACCATGATGCTCACCGGTCAGGAAGCTATTCAGGAAGTCTTGCTTTTCCCACAAATGAAGCCAATTAAAATATAA
- a CDS encoding phosphatidate cytidylyltransferase — translation MFKRSITGAILGLTIIIGLLYTFWSAACIFLIILLFSTLEWFVHFTKKQGVFQSAFFVSIQAIIGLLLLNLILVHEVTFPYDLILKLNVIVVFILFLFGYSLFLKTEYSFYYAWYAGIFYIGLPILVGIAFLYQDYNAHKYIILGLIILNWSNDTFAYITGRWIGKTLMAPDISPKKTIEGAFGGLCAAILAAWIVNEYLFIHSFPFIKILFLGIGVWLSGTIGDLYESKMKRLAGIKDSGNLLPGHGGFLDRFDSFFYIIPVGIFILLF, via the coding sequence ATGTTTAAAAGGAGCATTACCGGTGCAATCCTCGGACTTACTATAATAATAGGTCTGCTATACACATTCTGGTCGGCTGCATGTATCTTTTTAATAATTCTCTTATTTTCTACCCTTGAGTGGTTTGTACATTTTACAAAAAAACAAGGAGTATTTCAGTCTGCTTTTTTTGTAAGCATTCAAGCAATCATTGGCTTACTCCTATTGAATCTTATCCTTGTCCACGAAGTTACTTTTCCTTATGATTTAATTCTTAAATTGAATGTAATTGTAGTTTTTATATTATTTTTATTTGGATATTCTTTATTCTTAAAAACAGAATACTCGTTTTATTATGCCTGGTATGCTGGAATTTTTTATATAGGATTACCAATTCTGGTGGGAATCGCATTTTTATATCAAGACTATAATGCTCATAAGTATATTATATTAGGCCTTATAATTCTGAATTGGAGCAATGATACCTTTGCTTATATTACTGGAAGATGGATCGGCAAAACACTCATGGCACCTGATATTTCTCCAAAAAAAACCATCGAAGGAGCTTTTGGAGGATTGTGCGCAGCCATCCTTGCGGCATGGATTGTAAATGAGTATTTATTTATCCATTCGTTTCCCTTTATTAAGATACTATTTTTAGGAATTGGGGTTTGGCTTTCTGGGACTATTGGGGATCTATATGAATCTAAAATGAAACGTCTTGCAGGTATCAAAGACAGTGGCAATCTATTACCAGGACATGGTGGATTTCTAGATCGATTCGATAGTTTTTTTTATATAATACCAGTAGGTATTTTTATTTTGTTATTTTAA
- a CDS encoding phosphatidylserine decarboxylase family protein — protein sequence MYIHKEGKIWVLSSLILYVILIQIVQHFVAILFWPIVILYGIFFCLILNFFRNPIRKIPEINDSIVYAPADGKVVVIEEVMETEYFKDKRKLVSIFMNPLNVHSNRYPISGVVKYSKYHPGKYLVAWHPKSSTENERTTVVVERKDGVQILMRQIAGALARRICCYAKAGETAVQGEDFGFIKFGSRVDLYLPLQAEIKVTLNQVVKGNLDVIAKI from the coding sequence ATGTACATTCATAAGGAAGGTAAAATCTGGGTTTTGAGCTCATTGATTTTATATGTTATTTTGATTCAGATCGTTCAACATTTTGTTGCTATTTTATTCTGGCCAATAGTAATTCTGTATGGTATTTTCTTTTGTCTTATTCTGAATTTTTTCAGAAATCCAATTCGCAAAATTCCTGAAATTAATGATTCCATTGTTTATGCACCTGCAGATGGTAAAGTTGTTGTTATTGAAGAAGTAATGGAAACAGAATATTTTAAAGACAAACGTAAATTGGTTAGTATTTTTATGAACCCTCTTAATGTTCATAGTAATCGGTATCCAATTTCTGGAGTTGTGAAATATTCTAAATATCATCCCGGAAAATATCTTGTTGCCTGGCATCCAAAATCTTCAACCGAAAACGAACGCACAACTGTAGTTGTAGAGCGAAAAGATGGAGTGCAAATTTTAATGCGTCAAATTGCAGGTGCACTAGCCCGTAGAATTTGCTGCTATGCTAAAGCCGGTGAAACCGCTGTACAAGGTGAAGACTTTGGTTTTATTAAATTCGGCTCAAGAGTGGATCTCTATTTACCATTGCAGGCTGAAATTAAAGTCACATTAAATCAGGTTGTAAAAGGTAATTTAGATGTGATTGCTAAAATTTAA
- a CDS encoding efflux RND transporter periplasmic adaptor subunit, which yields MKKLAIIIILIIAVLACIKYFIIDGSSSQMKAIKPGGGQAAMNIQALITKSEIVKNSLFSTGTILANESVQLVPETSGKIMKLNLPEGKNIQKGELLLKINDSELQAQLRKLKTEELLAIEKESRQKKLFEINSVSKDEYESALNNLQLIRADQEIIKTQIAKTELRAPFNGRLGFKNVSEGSYVSTAVVVANLHQLDPVKIDFSIPERYAKLVQLGRSIYFKSDVSDKMTEAKIIAIEPVINESTRSLKIRAQCPNKQNMLLAGSFVRIEINLLDQEKSILIPTEALIPILKAYKVFVYKSGKAAEVKVITGLRTETQVQITEGLQEGDTLITSGIMQLKAGSPVKIVSITDHE from the coding sequence ATGAAAAAATTAGCAATTATTATTATACTTATAATAGCAGTTCTTGCCTGTATAAAGTATTTTATTATCGATGGCAGTTCATCACAAATGAAGGCAATAAAACCAGGAGGAGGTCAAGCTGCAATGAATATTCAAGCGCTCATCACTAAATCTGAGATTGTTAAAAATTCACTTTTTTCAACAGGAACCATACTTGCAAATGAGTCGGTTCAATTGGTGCCGGAAACTTCAGGCAAGATTATGAAACTAAATTTACCAGAAGGCAAGAATATCCAAAAAGGCGAATTATTGTTGAAAATTAATGATTCTGAACTTCAGGCTCAATTAAGAAAACTAAAAACTGAAGAGCTTCTTGCAATTGAAAAAGAATCTCGTCAAAAGAAACTTTTTGAAATTAATAGTGTCAGTAAAGATGAATATGAATCGGCACTCAACAATCTTCAATTGATTCGTGCAGATCAGGAAATAATTAAAACACAAATTGCAAAAACTGAATTAAGAGCACCCTTTAACGGTAGATTAGGTTTCAAAAACGTAAGTGAGGGATCCTATGTATCTACTGCTGTCGTAGTTGCCAATTTACACCAATTGGATCCGGTAAAAATTGATTTTTCAATTCCTGAGCGTTATGCTAAGTTAGTACAATTAGGGCGTTCTATTTACTTTAAAAGTGATGTTTCGGATAAAATGACAGAAGCCAAAATAATAGCCATTGAACCTGTAATAAATGAATCCACCAGAAGTTTAAAAATAAGAGCGCAATGTCCAAATAAACAAAACATGCTACTTGCAGGATCTTTTGTTCGGATTGAAATCAATCTGTTAGATCAAGAAAAAAGTATTCTGATTCCAACGGAAGCATTAATTCCAATACTAAAAGCCTATAAGGTATTTGTTTATAAAAGTGGCAAGGCTGCGGAAGTAAAAGTAATTACTGGCTTAAGAACGGAAACGCAAGTTCAGATTACAGAAGGATTACAGGAAGGAGATACACTTATAACAAGTGGAATTATGCAACTTAAAGCAGGGAGTCCTGTAAAAATAGTATCAATTACAGACCATGAGTAA
- a CDS encoding CPBP family intramembrane metalloprotease has translation MVKNNGISLLFFVGFVILGLLASNLLVLGSYLLKGGTFAIALQSSDAILQSMNASELLISQLCSQVFSLILPAFLYAKFNQNFKKDLNHQIFRIDSFILFLIFFISCIPLVGFSAYLNQLITFPEWMSTNENRLNEFILKMLDFKSIGDLIIGIIVIALIPAIAEEWVFRGILQNQFIRWTHKRWLSIIIGAIIFSAIHMQFQGFLPRFVLGFALGFVYLFSGNLWYSILLHFLNNGIQVVAAYLYKEELTKQMEAKPEMPNLLGLNISLFIMLFTAYLIISKYNLNKHV, from the coding sequence ATCTGTTGGTTTTAGGGTCCTATCTACTAAAAGGTGGAACCTTTGCTATAGCCTTGCAATCTTCAGATGCAATTCTACAATCTATGAATGCATCAGAGTTACTCATATCTCAACTTTGCAGTCAGGTGTTTTCTCTTATTTTACCTGCTTTTCTTTATGCGAAGTTTAATCAAAATTTCAAAAAGGACTTAAATCATCAAATTTTTCGAATAGATTCCTTCATTCTGTTTTTAATCTTTTTCATAAGCTGTATTCCATTGGTAGGATTTAGCGCTTATCTTAATCAGTTAATCACTTTTCCAGAATGGATGAGTACTAATGAAAACCGTTTAAATGAGTTCATTCTTAAAATGCTTGACTTTAAATCTATTGGTGATTTAATTATAGGAATCATTGTAATTGCATTAATTCCTGCTATTGCTGAAGAATGGGTTTTTCGTGGAATTTTACAGAATCAATTCATTCGATGGACTCATAAACGATGGCTGAGTATAATCATTGGTGCTATAATTTTTTCAGCCATTCATATGCAATTTCAAGGGTTTTTACCCAGATTTGTTTTAGGTTTCGCTCTTGGATTTGTTTATTTATTTAGTGGAAATCTATGGTATTCAATACTTCTTCATTTTCTAAATAATGGAATTCAGGTAGTTGCTGCTTATTTATATAAAGAGGAATTAACAAAACAAATGGAAGCTAAACCAGAGATGCCAAATTTATTAGGATTGAATATTAGTTTATTCATAATGCTCTTTACTGCTTATCTTATTATTTCAAAATACAATTTAAACAAACATGTTTAA